Below is a window of Thermanaerothrix sp. DNA.
ATACCATGTCCTTAAGGGTCCCCGCCAAATCCAGCCGGGGCAACGCCACCACCTCCAGGGCATACTTGGACACCGCCCCAACCGAATCCCTGAAGGAATATATCACCGGCGGCTCCCCAAGATCCGTAAGCCGCCGGGCTATCTCAACCGGAAGGTCCCCCTCCCCGGCCACAAGCGCCACCACCAAGACACCCAAGCCCCCTTCAACGGAACCCTAGTCTAAAATCTAAAAGCCCCAAACGCCAAAACAACCACAAACCCACACGACCCCAGGGCGGGTCAGTTGCCCCGGCGCACCATCGCCACCCCTGCGGCGCCGAAAAGCAGGTTGGGCACCCAGGCGGAGACCACCGCCGGCATGTAAGCCGCCTCCCCCAGGGACTGGCAGAAGGACAGCACCACGTAGTACAGGAACACTATCACCACGCTCAACCCCAAGCCAACCCCGGCGCTGCCGGACCGCTGGGGGCGAACCCCCGCGGAGGCCCCCACCACCGCCAATACCAGGCTAGCCCAGGGCACCGCGAGCCTAAGGTGCATCATCACCCTAAGCTTCACCGGGTCGCTGCCCTGTTTCTCCATAAGACGAACCTGCTCCGCAATCTCAAAGACCGTCATCTGGTTGGGCTCCTTGGACTCAAGCTCCACCTTGGAGGGCTCCACGTCCAACCGCAACGACTCCCTCTTGAAGGAGTACAGGAACTTAATGCCCCCGTCCTCACCCACCTGGAAGACCTTCCCATCCTCCAAGGTCCACTTGCCCCCTCCCCACCGGGCCCTAGGCGCGGACACGAAACGGGAAAGCCGGCCAGCGTCGAACTCCTGGACCAGTACCCCCTCCATAAGACCGCTGCCAGGACGTATCCGATCCATGTATATGACCCGCTTGAGCCCCTGAGCTCCCTCTTCCTTGAGGAACATCCTCTCCTTGAACTCCAAAGGCCGCTCCCGAAAGACTTCGTAGGCCAACACGTTCCTGGCCGCCCGCTCCGACAAAGGAACCACCGTTTCGTTAAGCCCGAAGGTCAAAAGCGACGCCAAAACCGAGGCTAACACCACGGGCCTCATCATGCGGGAGAAGGGAACCCCGCAGGCCTTAAGGGCCACCACCTCCGAGTGGGACGCCAGCTTGCCGAAACCCATGAGGGCCCCCAAGAGGCTTCCCATGGGGATGGTGGTCACCACCACGCCTGGAAGGTAGTATATGAAAAGCCTCACCACCACCCCAAGGGATACCCCCCGCTGAATCACCAGATCCGCTATCCTGAAGAGCAGGCTGCCCGCCACCATGAGCACCGTGAAAGCCCCAACGCCGAACACGAAGGGGCCCAACAGCTCAAGGAGCACCAACCTGTCCAGGTGGCCGAACCTAAACCCTATGGCGACCCTCCTCCTCCCTCTGGTTCATAAGGATTATACGGTCGCAGGCATCCCTCACGGCCCCGAAACCGGACCTGCTGGGGGTGACGTAGTCCGCCTCCCTCAAGGCCTCGGGCCGGCCGTCACAGGGCACCACCCCGAAACCGCACCACCTAAGACACTCTATGTCCGGAAGGTCGTCCCCCATGTAGGCCACCTGACGGCTTGAAATGCCCATCTCCTCCGCCCAGGACTCCAACACCGGAAGCTTCCTCGAAACCCCCTGAACGCAAAGGTCCACCCCAAGGTCCCGAGCCCTGGCGGAGGTGGAGTCGCTGTGGCGGCCGCTCAAAAAGGCCACCTTCACCCCCATGGCCTGAAGAAGCTTTATTCCCATGCCGTCCTGGATGTGGTACCTCTTGGCCTCCGTGCCGGACACATCAAAGGAAACCCCCCCGTCCGTAAGGGTGCCGTCCACGTCCATCACAAAAAGCCGTATCAACTGAAGCTCACTCCTCCGGGGAATCACAGCGATGGGCCCAGGGGGTCCATCCCCTCCTGCAGCACCCCATGAAGTCCAAAAGCTCCCTCACAAACCGGTCCTCCGGGAGGCGCTCCGCAAGATCCTTGAGAGCCTCCCTCAAGGGCAGCGGACCGGTCCTTAACTCATCGTATATCCACCTTATGCGGGAACGGTCCTCCGCCGAGAAACCCTGGCGCCTTAGGCCCACCTTGTTAAGGCCGTGTATCCTGGCAGGACGCCCGTCCGCAAGGCAGAAGGGCGGCACGTCCTTAACCACCTTCGACAAACCACCTATCATGCAGGACCTGCCGATGCTCACAAACTGGTGAACCCCCGCCATGCCGCCGATGGTAACCCGGTCTCCAACGGTGGAGTAACCCGCAAGCCCCACCTTGTTGGCCAACACGCAGTGGCTTCCCACCCTCACGTTGTGCCCCAGGTGGCAGCCCTCCATGAGGTAGGTGCCATCTCCCACCACCGTCTCCTTCCCCTCCCCGGAGGCCCGGTGCACGGTGACGTTCTCCCTCATCACCACGTCAGCCCCTATGCGGACCCAGCTCTCCTCCCCCTTGAAACCAAAGTCCTGAGGAGCCCTGCCCAGGGTCACGTGGTCGTATATCCTGCAGCGGGGGCCTATCTTGACGTAGTCGCAGATCCTAACGAAGGACTCCAACACCGTTCCGTCCCCTATGACCACCTTGCCGTCTATCACGCAGTAGGGGCCTATTACCACCCCTTCCCCGATCTGAGCCTCGGGGCTCACCACCGCCGTTGGATGCACCAGCACCGACACGGCTAATCATCCCCCTTCGTCAAAGCCTTGGACAGGGCAAAACCAAGGACCGCCTGGGCCGCCATCTCCCCATCCACCGTGGAGACCACCGAGGCCTTCCCCATCCGACCCCTCATCTTAAGTATCCTGGCCTCCGTTATCAGCTGGTCCCCGGGCCTCACGGGACGCCGGAACTTGGCGTCCTCCACGGAGGTCAAAAACGCCGTCATCCCCTCAAGGCCAGGATGCCGGGACACCAGATACGCCGCCACCTGCCCCATGGCCTCCAATATCAAAACACCGGGCATCACCGGCTCCCCAGGGAAATGACCCTGGAAAAACGGCTCGTTTATGGTCACGTTCTTAAGGCCCACAACCCGGTCCTCCCCAGCCTCCAATATCCGGTCCACCAGGAGGAACGGATACCGATGGGGCAAAAACTTCATTATCTTCAATATGTCCACGCCATCAACCCCCCACATGCCGCAAGAAAAGTAACGCCCGTCAACGGGCCAGCAGTTCCGAAAGGCCCTCCACGCCCCCCTAAAAGGACGGGCGCACCGCCAATCCCATCACCGGGAAGGGCAAAGGGCCCTAAGACGGGCCACAAGCCGGTGGTGTATCCCGTGGCCGCTGCGGATGGACACCACCGCCCCCTTAAGGGGACGGCCCAAAAAAGCCAGGTCCCCCAACACGTCCAACACCTTGTGCCCAAAACACTCGTCCCTAAAACCCATGCCGCCCTCGTTCATGGGGCCCTCCCGGTCAATCACCAGGGCGTTGTGGAGCCCCCCTCCCCGGATAAGCCCCCTGGACAAAAGACCTTCCACCTCGTGCCTGAAGCCAAAGGTCCTGCATGGCGCCACGCTCTTAAGGAAGGTCTCCTCATCCACGAAAACCTCCCGGTAAACGGTGCCCAAGGGGGTGTCCGGATAGTCCAAGAGGCACAGCACCTTGAGCCCGTCGAAGGGGTACACCCCCGCAAGCCGACCCTCCAAGGCATCCTCCTCAAAAAGGGGAGCATAAACCTCAAGGGGCTCAAAAACCGCCCCCTGGAACGGGATCCTCGCCTTCAAAATGCCCTGGGCAAAGGGCAGGGCGCTGCCGTCCATTATGGGCACCTCGCCCCCTGAGACTTTCACCAGCACGCCCCCCACCCCAAGGCACCACAGGGCGGCGGTGAGGTGCTCCAGCGTCTGAAGCGGCACACCCCCCACCACCGCCACGGTACGACGAAAGCCGCCGCTGAACCTCACATCCCTAAGGGGTACCGGACCTTGGTCCGAATGAAACCATATCCCAGGCCTATCAAAGGGGACCAGAACCGCCTCGCACATGTGGCCGGAGTGAAGCCCCTCCCCGCGAAAGACCACCTCTTCGCAAAGGGTGTAAGACACAGCCCTCACCGCCCCACATCCTCCAGCAGGGCCTTGATGCCCTCAAGCTCCCTCTCAAGGCGCCTCACCCTGTCCAAAAGATCCGGCAGCCTCCTCATGGCCCCGTGTACCCGCATCTCCTCCCGGTGGTCCCTGGCGGGAAATCCGGACACGAAGGAACCCGGTGGAAGGTCCTTCACCACACCGCCCCTGGCGGCCACCACACAACCGTCTCCCAAAGACACGTGATCCCCCACGCCGGACTGGGCCGCCATGACCACGGAGCGCCCAAGCCTGGAACTGCCCCCAAGGCCAGCGTAGGCCACGAGCACCGAGTTCTCCCCCACAAAGCAGTTGTGGGCCACGTGCACATGGTCGTCCATCTTGACCCCGTCCATAACCCTGGTGACCCCCACGGTGGCCCTGTCCACGGTGGAACAGGCCCCCACCTCCACCCGGTCCCCCAGGCTTACGGTCCCTATCTGGGGCACCTTTATCCTCTCCCCGCCAGGACCCTCCACGAAACCAAACCCGTCGCAGCCTATGACCGCCCCGCTGTGGACCCTGCACCCGTTGCCCAACGAACACCGGTCCTGAACCGCCGAAAAGGCGAAGAGCACACAGCCCTCGCCCACCACGGCGCCACGGCCCACGTAGACGTGTCCCTGAAGCCACGACCGATCCCCCACGTGGGCCCCTTCATCTATGACGCAGTAGGGCCCCACGTGAACCCCCTCTCCTATGTGCGCCGAAGGGTGGATCACCGCCGTGGGATGCACCCCCTCATACACAAGGGGCGGCTCAAAACACCTAAGACACCTTATCCAGGCGCCACCAAGGTCCTCCACTTCAACGCCCCATGCCCCCACGGGCAGGCTGTCCCCCACGATGCCCACGTCCAACCCGGAAGGATCGAACTTGACCCCTCTATCCTTGAGAAAAACCACATACCCCTCCAGGGGCTCAAAGGGAGAACACACTCCTCTAACCTCCCGCAGGGGATCACCAACCGGCCTTCCTCCTATGGCTTCCGCTAAATCCCCAAGACGCAAGGCGCGCCACACCCCCATATCCCAAAAGATCCCGCCCTTCCCGCGATCCGCCCACATACGTCACAGGTTGTTGAGGAACTTCAAGCTCAGCGAATCATCATCCTTAGAGTCGTAGTAAAGTTCCACCGAAAAATTCTCGGACATGCGGCACCCAAAGGCCCCCCGGCCCCTTCCATCGGACCCCCAAGCGGCGTACCAGTAAAAGTCATCGGGCAAGAGGTCCGTGCCAACCCGAAAGAACAGCTCCTCCCCGGGATACGACAGCTCCACCCCCGCCCAAAGGTACCTCACCACCTGCCACCTAAGCCCCCAACGGCTCTCCAACGAAAGATCCCGGCCGTCCAACACCCACTCCCCATAGGCCTCCATGTCCCATGACGGAAGTATCTGGATCCTTCGCCCCAGGTGAAGCCCCCCCTCGCTGGAACGCTGGTGGGACCCCGCGTGGGCCGCCACCCAGGCCCATATGACGTACCTCCTGCTGTCAACCCTTACGTCCATCTCCCCCAGCGGAGCGGGTTTGAAGTCCACCTGGGCGGAAAACCGCAGGGCTTCCCCGTTGTCCGCCGACTCCGCAAGGCCCTTGGCATACACCGCAGCCTCACCGGCCTTC
It encodes the following:
- a CDS encoding LptF/LptG family permease — protein: MLLELLGPFVFGVGAFTVLMVAGSLLFRIADLVIQRGVSLGVVVRLFIYYLPGVVVTTIPMGSLLGALMGFGKLASHSEVVALKACGVPFSRMMRPVVLASVLASLLTFGLNETVVPLSERAARNVLAYEVFRERPLEFKERMFLKEEGAQGLKRVIYMDRIRPGSGLMEGVLVQEFDAGRLSRFVSAPRARWGGGKWTLEDGKVFQVGEDGGIKFLYSFKRESLRLDVEPSKVELESKEPNQMTVFEIAEQVRLMEKQGSDPVKLRVMMHLRLAVPWASLVLAVVGASAGVRPQRSGSAGVGLGLSVVIVFLYYVVLSFCQSLGEAAYMPAVVSAWVPNLLFGAAGVAMVRRGN
- a CDS encoding HAD-IIIA family hydrolase, whose product is MIRLFVMDVDGTLTDGGVSFDVSGTEAKRYHIQDGMGIKLLQAMGVKVAFLSGRHSDSTSARARDLGVDLCVQGVSRKLPVLESWAEEMGISSRQVAYMGDDLPDIECLRWCGFGVVPCDGRPEALREADYVTPSRSGFGAVRDACDRIILMNQREEEGRHRV
- the lpxA gene encoding acyl-ACP--UDP-N-acetylglucosamine O-acyltransferase encodes the protein MSVLVHPTAVVSPEAQIGEGVVIGPYCVIDGKVVIGDGTVLESFVRICDYVKIGPRCRIYDHVTLGRAPQDFGFKGEESWVRIGADVVMRENVTVHRASGEGKETVVGDGTYLMEGCHLGHNVRVGSHCVLANKVGLAGYSTVGDRVTIGGMAGVHQFVSIGRSCMIGGLSKVVKDVPPFCLADGRPARIHGLNKVGLRRQGFSAEDRSRIRWIYDELRTGPLPLREALKDLAERLPEDRFVRELLDFMGCCRRGWTPWAHRCDSPEE
- the fabZ gene encoding 3-hydroxyacyl-ACP dehydratase FabZ, coding for MDILKIMKFLPHRYPFLLVDRILEAGEDRVVGLKNVTINEPFFQGHFPGEPVMPGVLILEAMGQVAAYLVSRHPGLEGMTAFLTSVEDAKFRRPVRPGDQLITEARILKMRGRMGKASVVSTVDGEMAAQAVLGFALSKALTKGDD
- a CDS encoding UDP-3-O-acyl-N-acetylglucosamine deacetylase gives rise to the protein MRAVSYTLCEEVVFRGEGLHSGHMCEAVLVPFDRPGIWFHSDQGPVPLRDVRFSGGFRRTVAVVGGVPLQTLEHLTAALWCLGVGGVLVKVSGGEVPIMDGSALPFAQGILKARIPFQGAVFEPLEVYAPLFEEDALEGRLAGVYPFDGLKVLCLLDYPDTPLGTVYREVFVDEETFLKSVAPCRTFGFRHEVEGLLSRGLIRGGGLHNALVIDREGPMNEGGMGFRDECFGHKVLDVLGDLAFLGRPLKGAVVSIRSGHGIHHRLVARLRALCPSR
- the lpxD gene encoding UDP-3-O-(3-hydroxymyristoyl)glucosamine N-acyltransferase — encoded protein: MGVWRALRLGDLAEAIGGRPVGDPLREVRGVCSPFEPLEGYVVFLKDRGVKFDPSGLDVGIVGDSLPVGAWGVEVEDLGGAWIRCLRCFEPPLVYEGVHPTAVIHPSAHIGEGVHVGPYCVIDEGAHVGDRSWLQGHVYVGRGAVVGEGCVLFAFSAVQDRCSLGNGCRVHSGAVIGCDGFGFVEGPGGERIKVPQIGTVSLGDRVEVGACSTVDRATVGVTRVMDGVKMDDHVHVAHNCFVGENSVLVAYAGLGGSSRLGRSVVMAAQSGVGDHVSLGDGCVVAARGGVVKDLPPGSFVSGFPARDHREEMRVHGAMRRLPDLLDRVRRLERELEGIKALLEDVGR